One genomic segment of Bradyrhizobium diazoefficiens includes these proteins:
- a CDS encoding ferritin-like domain-containing protein, with translation MGLFTKDIKTMNDLFVHQLQDIYYAEQQLTKALPKMANKATDPQLKQGFLTHLEETKQHVARLEEVFKMHGAQVKAVDCPAIDGIIEEADETAGEVADKAVLDAALINAAQAAEHYEIVRYGSLIAWAKQLGRNDCASVLAKTLEEEKATDKKLTTIAESKVNLRAAS, from the coding sequence ATGGGACTGTTCACAAAAGACATCAAAACCATGAACGACCTGTTCGTGCACCAGCTCCAGGATATCTACTACGCGGAGCAGCAGCTCACCAAGGCGCTGCCGAAGATGGCAAATAAGGCCACCGATCCGCAGTTGAAGCAGGGCTTTTTGACGCACCTCGAAGAGACCAAGCAGCACGTCGCGCGCCTCGAGGAAGTGTTCAAGATGCACGGTGCCCAGGTGAAGGCGGTCGACTGCCCGGCAATCGACGGCATCATCGAGGAAGCCGACGAGACCGCCGGCGAGGTCGCCGACAAGGCTGTGCTCGATGCGGCGCTCATCAATGCGGCGCAGGCTGCCGAACATTACGAGATCGTCCGCTACGGCAGCCTGATTGCCTGGGCCAAGCAGCTCGGCCGCAACGATTGCGCCAGCGTGCTCGCCAAGACGCTCGAGGAAGAGAAGGCGACCGACAAGAAGCTGACCACCATCGCCGAGAGCAAGGTCAATCTGCGCGCGGCGAGCTAA
- a CDS encoding DUF1127 domain-containing protein, which yields MTSISQTAGRSLRPSSSGGFFRALANGAYALFDRLERRSAVKTLSELDDRALRDIGITRSQIEDAVYGQVKAELTRYL from the coding sequence ATGACCAGCATCTCGCAAACTGCCGGGCGGAGTTTACGCCCATCCTCATCGGGCGGATTTTTCCGCGCGCTTGCTAACGGCGCGTATGCGCTGTTCGACCGCCTGGAGCGCCGCTCCGCCGTCAAGACGCTCAGTGAGCTCGACGACCGCGCCCTGCGCGACATCGGGATCACGCGCAGCCAGATCGAGGACGCGGTCTACGGTCAGGTCAAGGCCGAGCTGACGCGGTATTTGTGA
- a CDS encoding SixA phosphatase family protein, producing the protein MRRLMLLRHAKTETDAPSGRDQDRRLDDRGHRDAAQMGNWIAAHPPFPDAVLVSHAVRARQTWDIAWETMKDRVAAPEVEVLPELYGADPAQILDSIRTATAPADPKRLLLVGHNPGMHEVALMLMGGGDPAGAKALADNLPTAGLAIFDFDVKDWRDVAYRRGKLVLLVSPKLLRSG; encoded by the coding sequence ATGCGCCGTTTGATGCTGCTGCGTCACGCCAAGACGGAAACCGACGCGCCGAGCGGCCGTGACCAGGACCGGCGGCTCGACGACCGCGGCCACAGGGATGCTGCGCAGATGGGCAACTGGATCGCCGCGCATCCCCCCTTCCCCGACGCCGTGCTGGTGTCGCACGCCGTCCGGGCCAGGCAGACCTGGGACATTGCCTGGGAGACGATGAAGGACCGCGTCGCGGCGCCCGAGGTCGAGGTGCTGCCGGAACTCTACGGCGCCGATCCCGCGCAGATCCTGGACTCCATTCGCACTGCAACCGCCCCCGCCGACCCCAAGCGTTTGCTGCTGGTCGGCCATAATCCCGGCATGCATGAGGTCGCCCTGATGCTGATGGGCGGCGGCGATCCCGCCGGCGCCAAGGCGCTCGCCGACAACCTGCCCACCGCGGGGCTTGCGATCTTCGACTTTGATGTCAAGGATTGGCGCGACGTGGCCTACCGCCGCGGCAAACTGGTGCTGCTCGTCAGCCCCAAGCTGCTTCGATCGGGTTGA
- a CDS encoding MFS transporter, translating into MRASTIKFEIFDGGAGISHAGSRLATSLTLAAMSLGYAVVQLDITIVNTALDAMGKTLGGGVAEVQWVVSAYTIAFAAFILTAGALGDRIGAKRIFMAGFAIFTAASLACALSPNAIMLIAARLVQGLAAAILVPNSLALLNHAYADDRARGRAVAVWAAGASLALTAGPFVGGALITLVGWRAIFLVNLPIGLAGLWLSWRYATETTRATSREIDLPGQLGAIGALGALAGAIIEAGALGWGHPAVIGAFVAAAVLAVLFIWRENRAAQPMLPLSLFSHRLFTLTTVVGLLVNVAIYGLIFVLSLYFQRVNGLSAWWTGLAFVPMMGAVLPVNLLAPRLAERIGSCPTIVVGACISAFGCLGLLWIGTGTSYWAICTQLIAISGGLGLLVPPLTSTLLGSVEKPRSGIAAGVLNATRQTGSVLGVALFGSLVAPEATFMIGMHLSLIISAAVLLLAAAVIGLGAKVQG; encoded by the coding sequence ATGCGAGCAAGCACCATCAAATTCGAAATCTTCGACGGCGGAGCCGGCATCTCGCATGCGGGCTCGCGCCTTGCAACGTCCCTCACGCTGGCTGCGATGAGCCTCGGCTATGCCGTGGTGCAGCTCGACATTACTATCGTCAATACCGCGCTTGATGCCATGGGCAAGACGCTCGGCGGCGGCGTTGCCGAAGTGCAATGGGTGGTCAGCGCCTACACCATCGCGTTTGCCGCCTTCATCCTGACGGCGGGCGCGCTCGGCGACCGCATCGGCGCCAAGCGCATCTTCATGGCGGGATTCGCGATCTTCACCGCGGCCTCACTGGCGTGTGCGCTATCGCCCAATGCCATCATGCTGATCGCCGCACGGCTGGTCCAGGGATTGGCGGCGGCGATCCTGGTGCCGAACTCGCTCGCGCTGCTCAATCATGCCTATGCGGACGATCGCGCGCGCGGCCGCGCCGTTGCGGTCTGGGCGGCAGGCGCCAGCCTTGCGCTGACCGCCGGCCCGTTCGTCGGCGGCGCACTGATCACGCTGGTCGGCTGGCGCGCGATCTTCCTGGTCAATCTGCCGATCGGGCTCGCCGGCCTGTGGCTGAGTTGGCGCTACGCGACCGAGACCACGCGCGCAACCTCGCGCGAGATTGATCTGCCCGGACAGCTCGGCGCGATCGGTGCGCTTGGTGCGCTCGCCGGCGCGATCATCGAAGCCGGCGCGCTCGGCTGGGGCCATCCTGCGGTAATCGGAGCTTTTGTCGCGGCGGCTGTTCTCGCCGTGCTCTTCATCTGGCGCGAGAACCGCGCGGCGCAGCCGATGCTGCCGCTGTCGCTATTCAGCCACCGGCTGTTTACCCTGACGACGGTCGTCGGCCTCCTCGTCAACGTCGCGATCTATGGCCTGATCTTCGTGCTCAGCCTGTACTTCCAGCGGGTCAACGGCCTCTCGGCATGGTGGACCGGCCTCGCCTTCGTGCCGATGATGGGTGCAGTGCTACCGGTCAACTTGCTGGCGCCGCGGCTCGCCGAACGCATCGGATCCTGCCCGACCATCGTCGTCGGTGCCTGCATCTCGGCATTCGGTTGCCTCGGCCTGCTCTGGATCGGGACCGGGACGAGCTACTGGGCGATCTGCACGCAGTTGATCGCCATCAGCGGCGGACTTGGTCTCTTGGTGCCGCCGCTGACCTCGACCTTGCTCGGGAGCGTCGAGAAGCCGCGATCCGGCATTGCCGCCGGCGTGCTGAACGCGACGCGGCAGACCGGCAGCGTGCTCGGCGTCGCGCTGTTCGGCTCGCTGGTGGCCCCGGAAGCAACCTTCATGATCGGGATGCATCTGTCGCTGATCATTTCCGCCGCCGTCCTGCTGCTTGCTGCGGCCGTGATCGGCCTTGGCGCGAAGGTACAGGGGTAA
- a CDS encoding MFS transporter — protein MARAGNTSIPGTSELGKTATIIAVGCLIGALFAGSTIATPLYVIYKQQFGFSQITLTLIYAVYVIGNLTALLVFGRMSDEVGRRRTAVIAIGIAITGALVFLFAHGVASLYVARVLSGLAIGIGAGTGTAWLAELIAEQDRSRATVIATIANFTGLGLGALIAGLLAEYVALPLRTPFIAYLAVLVIVAALLAFARETVDRPLAAFAQLSIRPRAGVPSSIRPRFVAPAVTGFGAMALVAFFAALAPSVLANELHVTSHAVAGAIFLELAAAVALVIALTRSLSSRTAMLWSLGLMLPSLALLAAAQFVGSLAIMIASTAICGVAAGLGYRGSLQVVNQIAPDDRRAEVVSAYFICCFLGNALPVIGIGVLSTVTSMTVASLVFAATIAAFAVVALMFGLKYRDEQAVPQNR, from the coding sequence ATGGCGAGAGCTGGCAACACCTCGATTCCAGGAACATCGGAGCTCGGCAAGACCGCAACCATCATTGCCGTCGGCTGCTTGATTGGGGCGCTGTTCGCCGGCAGCACCATCGCGACCCCGCTCTATGTCATCTACAAGCAGCAGTTCGGCTTCTCCCAGATCACGTTGACGCTGATCTATGCCGTCTACGTCATCGGCAATTTGACCGCGCTCCTGGTATTCGGCCGGATGTCGGACGAGGTCGGGCGACGGCGCACGGCGGTCATTGCGATCGGCATCGCCATCACGGGCGCGCTGGTCTTCCTGTTCGCACACGGGGTCGCTTCGCTGTATGTGGCGCGGGTGCTGAGCGGCCTCGCCATCGGGATCGGCGCCGGAACAGGCACCGCGTGGCTTGCCGAGTTGATCGCGGAACAGGACCGCTCGCGCGCCACCGTGATTGCGACGATCGCGAACTTCACCGGCCTCGGCCTCGGCGCGCTGATCGCCGGCCTGCTTGCCGAATATGTCGCGCTTCCGCTGCGAACCCCGTTCATCGCCTATCTCGCGGTGCTGGTCATCGTCGCGGCGCTGCTCGCGTTCGCGCGCGAGACCGTGGATCGGCCGCTGGCCGCGTTCGCGCAGCTGTCGATCCGGCCGCGCGCAGGCGTTCCGTCGTCGATCCGGCCCCGGTTCGTGGCGCCTGCCGTGACGGGCTTCGGCGCCATGGCCCTCGTTGCCTTTTTCGCCGCGCTTGCACCGAGCGTGCTCGCCAACGAGCTGCATGTCACCAGCCACGCCGTCGCCGGCGCGATCTTCCTCGAGCTCGCCGCTGCCGTTGCCCTGGTCATCGCCCTGACGCGGTCACTGTCCAGCCGCACCGCGATGCTGTGGTCGCTCGGTTTGATGCTGCCGAGCCTTGCGCTGCTCGCGGCCGCCCAATTCGTTGGGTCGCTCGCAATCATGATCGCGTCGACCGCGATCTGCGGCGTCGCCGCAGGCCTCGGCTATCGCGGCAGCCTGCAGGTGGTGAACCAGATCGCACCGGATGATCGCCGTGCCGAGGTGGTCTCGGCCTATTTCATCTGCTGCTTTCTCGGCAACGCGCTTCCAGTGATCGGGATCGGCGTGCTCTCGACAGTAACGAGCATGACCGTGGCGAGCCTGGTCTTTGCGGCGACCATTGCGGCCTTCGCGGTGGTTGCCCTGATGTTCGGACTGAAATACCGGGACGAGCAGGCGGTGCCGCAGAACAGATAG
- a CDS encoding lysylphosphatidylglycerol synthase transmembrane domain-containing protein, which yields MHGLLPALKRGFKRWIGWRRLGVAASVFIIAFAVTTLVRTLKGIDTGVILTALTEIPRENIGLAAICVVFAFCTLTFYDFFALRTIGKKHVPYRIAALSSFTSYSIGHNIGATVFTGGAIRFRIYSDYGLNAIDVAKICFLSGLTFWLGNIFVLSIGMAIHPDAASYMDQLPSSINRLIAFGGLAAIAAYLVWLCMGEKRRELGQKGWKVVLPSAPLTLVQILIGVVDLGFCALAMYLLIPANPPIDFLSLAVVFILATLLGFASHAPGSIGVFDAAMLVALPEFGREQLLATLLVFRILYFVIPFGLAISIMGTRELWMNVVQPWQERRRLAEACAQANLPKQVTPMERERLVRQASKR from the coding sequence ATGCACGGACTGCTGCCCGCGCTGAAACGCGGCTTCAAAAGATGGATCGGCTGGCGACGGCTCGGAGTTGCCGCGAGCGTCTTCATCATCGCCTTCGCGGTCACTACGCTTGTGCGGACCCTCAAAGGCATCGATACCGGCGTCATCCTGACCGCGCTGACCGAGATTCCCCGGGAAAACATCGGCCTGGCGGCGATCTGTGTCGTCTTCGCGTTCTGTACGCTGACCTTCTACGACTTTTTTGCGTTGCGAACGATCGGCAAGAAGCACGTGCCCTATCGCATCGCAGCACTCTCCAGCTTCACGTCCTATTCGATCGGCCACAACATCGGCGCCACCGTCTTTACCGGCGGCGCGATCCGTTTCCGGATCTATTCGGATTATGGGCTGAACGCGATCGACGTCGCGAAGATCTGCTTCCTGTCGGGCCTGACCTTCTGGCTCGGTAACATCTTCGTGCTCTCGATCGGCATGGCAATCCATCCGGACGCCGCCTCGTACATGGATCAGCTGCCCTCCTCGATCAATCGGCTGATCGCATTCGGTGGCCTCGCCGCGATCGCCGCCTACCTGGTCTGGCTCTGTATGGGCGAGAAGCGCCGCGAGCTCGGCCAGAAGGGCTGGAAGGTGGTGCTGCCGTCAGCGCCGCTGACCTTGGTGCAGATCCTGATCGGCGTGGTCGATCTCGGCTTCTGCGCATTGGCGATGTACCTCCTGATCCCGGCCAATCCGCCGATCGACTTCCTCTCGCTCGCCGTCGTGTTCATCCTGGCGACGCTGCTGGGCTTTGCCAGCCATGCCCCCGGCTCAATCGGCGTGTTCGACGCCGCCATGCTGGTGGCGCTGCCCGAATTCGGCCGCGAACAGCTTCTGGCGACCCTGCTGGTGTTCCGCATCCTCTATTTCGTGATCCCGTTCGGCCTCGCCATCTCGATCATGGGCACCCGCGAGCTCTGGATGAACGTGGTCCAGCCCTGGCAGGAGCGGCGGCGGCTGGCGGAAGCCTGCGCACAGGCCAATTTGCCCAAGCAGGTGACCCCGATGGAGCGCGAGCGCCTGGTGCGGCAGGCCAGCAAGCGCTGA
- a CDS encoding bifunctional diguanylate cyclase/phosphodiesterase, which produces MYQILYCLTDQHDWRLVALGGAVCLLASAAAISLFHRARAARGGARVAWIALDAAVTGCGIWATHFIAMQAYGPGAGGAYNIPVTVLSLIFAIAVTFIGLSISVSTTRGPLIAFGGAVVGGGVAAMHYTGMMALEIPAHVGWATGTVTVSILLGIVFGSFAFLVAGRRDSVSSALGATVLLTVAIVSHHFTAMGALELTPDPALVVSGLSIPPASLSILTASAAAGIIAIALAAAILDRRAKSEIGRQQVVLDTALENMSQGLCMFDADGRIMLFNERYAAMLRCTDIALAGRLLVDVLKEEQAKGQWQGDADQFFARLVADAREGRTTTDVVDRFGRSIRVVNQPMQGGGWVATFEDITEWLEAQAKISHMARHDALTSLPNRVLFHEQLEQGLRRTRSGDQLAVLCLDLDHFKDINDSLGHPIGDALLKEVGRRLKATVGENDTVARLGGDEFAVVQIGRSEEAAARSLAGRLVEVISAPYQIEDHQIVIGVSIGISLSPQDGSDPDELLKNADLALYRAKADGRGTYRFFETGMDARAQARRLLEMDLRAALQRNEFAVYYQPIRDVASDQVVAFEALLRWNHPQRGLISPINFIPLAEETGLILQLGEFVLRRACIDAATWPEEIGVAVNLSPVQFKNPTLIASVTEALETSGLAARRLELEITESVLLQNSETTLTTLHELRAMGVRISLDDFGTGYSSLSYLRSFPFDKIKIDRSFVSELATREDSMAIIRAVTGLGRSLGIVTTAEGVENDAQLELLRREGCTQAQGYLFSKPRPASDVASMLERPQLRASA; this is translated from the coding sequence ATGTATCAAATTCTTTACTGTCTCACCGACCAGCATGATTGGCGCCTGGTCGCACTCGGCGGCGCGGTGTGTCTGCTGGCCAGTGCGGCGGCGATCAGCTTGTTTCACCGGGCGCGTGCGGCGCGCGGGGGCGCTCGCGTGGCGTGGATCGCGCTCGATGCTGCCGTTACCGGCTGCGGCATCTGGGCCACCCATTTCATCGCGATGCAGGCGTACGGGCCGGGCGCCGGCGGCGCCTACAACATCCCCGTGACGGTGCTGTCGCTGATCTTTGCGATCGCGGTCACTTTTATCGGTCTCAGCATCTCGGTGTCGACGACGCGCGGACCCCTGATTGCATTCGGCGGAGCCGTCGTCGGCGGCGGCGTGGCGGCGATGCACTACACCGGCATGATGGCGTTGGAGATTCCCGCCCATGTCGGCTGGGCGACCGGTACCGTGACCGTCTCGATCCTGCTCGGCATTGTCTTTGGATCGTTCGCTTTCCTCGTCGCGGGACGGCGCGACAGCGTGTCGAGCGCTCTCGGCGCGACGGTCCTGCTGACGGTCGCCATCGTCTCACATCATTTCACCGCCATGGGCGCGCTGGAGTTGACGCCTGATCCGGCACTCGTCGTCAGCGGTCTTTCGATCCCGCCGGCATCGTTGTCGATCCTGACCGCCAGCGCGGCCGCCGGCATTATCGCCATCGCGCTCGCGGCGGCCATACTCGATCGGCGCGCGAAAAGCGAGATCGGACGTCAGCAGGTCGTGCTGGACACCGCGCTCGAGAACATGTCGCAGGGCCTGTGCATGTTCGACGCGGACGGCAGGATCATGCTGTTCAACGAGCGTTACGCGGCAATGCTCCGTTGCACCGACATCGCGCTCGCAGGCCGCCTGCTGGTCGACGTGCTCAAGGAAGAGCAGGCCAAGGGCCAGTGGCAGGGCGACGCGGATCAATTCTTTGCGCGCCTCGTCGCCGACGCACGCGAGGGCCGCACCACGACCGACGTCGTCGACCGGTTCGGACGCTCCATCCGCGTCGTCAACCAGCCGATGCAGGGCGGCGGCTGGGTCGCAACCTTCGAGGACATTACCGAATGGCTGGAGGCACAGGCCAAGATCTCGCACATGGCGCGGCATGACGCGCTGACCAGCCTGCCGAACCGCGTGCTGTTCCACGAACAGCTCGAGCAGGGACTGCGCCGGACCAGGTCCGGCGACCAGCTGGCAGTGCTCTGCCTCGACCTCGATCATTTCAAGGACATCAACGATTCGCTCGGCCACCCCATCGGCGATGCGCTGCTGAAAGAGGTCGGCCGCAGGCTGAAGGCCACCGTCGGCGAGAACGACACCGTGGCGCGGCTCGGCGGCGACGAGTTCGCCGTGGTCCAGATCGGACGTTCCGAGGAAGCCGCGGCCAGATCCCTTGCCGGCCGCCTCGTCGAGGTGATCTCGGCGCCTTACCAGATCGAGGACCATCAGATCGTGATCGGCGTCTCGATCGGCATCTCGCTGTCGCCGCAGGACGGGAGCGATCCGGACGAGCTGTTGAAGAACGCCGACCTTGCGCTGTACCGCGCCAAGGCGGACGGCCGCGGCACCTATCGCTTCTTCGAGACCGGCATGGACGCGCGCGCGCAGGCGCGGCGCCTCCTGGAGATGGATCTGCGCGCGGCGCTTCAGCGCAACGAGTTTGCGGTCTACTACCAGCCGATCCGCGACGTCGCCAGCGACCAGGTCGTCGCGTTCGAGGCCTTGCTCCGCTGGAACCATCCGCAGCGCGGCCTGATCTCGCCTATCAACTTCATTCCGCTCGCCGAGGAGACCGGCCTCATTCTCCAGCTCGGTGAGTTCGTGCTGCGGCGGGCCTGTATCGATGCGGCGACCTGGCCGGAAGAGATCGGCGTCGCTGTCAACCTGTCGCCGGTGCAGTTCAAGAATCCGACCCTGATCGCGTCCGTGACTGAGGCGCTGGAGACGTCAGGGCTCGCTGCGCGCCGCCTCGAGCTTGAGATCACCGAATCCGTGCTGCTGCAGAACAGCGAGACGACGTTGACGACCCTGCACGAGCTGCGCGCCATGGGCGTGCGGATCTCGCTCGACGATTTCGGCACCGGCTATTCGTCGCTGAGCTATCTGCGCAGCTTCCCGTTCGACAAGATCAAGATCGACCGCTCGTTCGTGTCGGAGCTGGCGACGCGCGAGGATTCCATGGCGATCATCCGCGCCGTCACCGGTCTTGGCCGCAGCCTCGGCATCGTCACCACCGCGGAAGGCGTCGAGAACGACGCGCAGCTCGAGCTACTGCGGCGCGAGGGCTGCACCCAGGCGCAAGGCTATCTGTTCAGCAAGCCGCGGCCTGCCTCCGACGTCGCGAGCATGCTGGAGCGTCCGCAGCTACGCGCGTCGGCCTAG
- a CDS encoding PLP-dependent aminotransferase family protein, translating into MSKFEYVKLADAIAADITNGTLRPGDRLPPQRNFAYDRGIAVSTASRVYTELLRRGLVVGEVGRGTFISGDVRREVETISEPRDARIDFEVNYPLLPQQWAMIAKSLAGLERVDALESALRVSTSTGTKSARIAAAAYLARKDFAPQAEQIVFTANGKQSLAAAIAALVPTGGRCGVEALTYPYVKSIAARLGVTLVPIPVDEHGARPEAIQKAHREAHLSALYLQPIIQNPLGVTMNATRRADIMRVAEKLDLTIIEDTVYGFLADDTPLAALGPDRCIVLDSLSKKVAPGLALGILVTPPRLRESVMSAVRTGGWIASGHALAAGQRLMADGTVAELTRLKRIDAARRQHTAARLLAGYQHAADPRSYHLWLTLPPHWRSQTFVAAAARRGIALTPSSTFAIAHGHAPNAVRLALAPPSFEQLDSGLRTIVSLLGTKEEDFDSTE; encoded by the coding sequence ATGTCCAAGTTTGAGTACGTGAAGCTTGCCGATGCCATTGCGGCCGATATCACTAACGGCACGTTAAGGCCCGGCGACCGGCTGCCGCCGCAGCGCAATTTTGCCTATGACCGTGGCATCGCGGTCTCGACCGCGAGCCGGGTCTATACGGAATTGCTCCGCCGCGGCCTCGTCGTCGGCGAGGTCGGCCGCGGCACTTTCATCTCCGGCGACGTCAGGCGCGAGGTCGAGACCATCAGCGAGCCGCGCGATGCCCGGATCGATTTCGAGGTCAATTACCCCCTGTTGCCGCAGCAATGGGCGATGATCGCCAAGAGTCTCGCGGGACTGGAGCGCGTCGATGCGCTCGAATCCGCGCTGCGGGTCTCGACCAGCACCGGCACCAAGAGCGCGCGCATTGCCGCCGCCGCCTATCTCGCGCGCAAGGATTTTGCACCGCAAGCCGAGCAGATCGTCTTCACCGCCAACGGCAAGCAATCGCTCGCAGCCGCGATCGCGGCGCTCGTCCCCACCGGCGGCCGCTGCGGCGTCGAGGCACTGACCTATCCTTACGTCAAGAGCATCGCCGCGCGGCTAGGTGTGACGCTGGTCCCGATTCCGGTGGACGAGCACGGCGCGCGGCCCGAGGCGATCCAGAAGGCGCATCGCGAGGCGCATCTGTCGGCGCTGTATCTGCAGCCCATCATCCAGAACCCGCTCGGTGTCACCATGAACGCGACGCGGCGCGCCGACATCATGCGCGTCGCCGAGAAGCTCGACCTCACCATCATCGAGGATACCGTCTACGGTTTCCTCGCCGACGACACGCCGCTGGCGGCGCTCGGGCCTGACCGCTGCATCGTGCTCGACAGCCTGTCCAAGAAGGTCGCGCCGGGGCTTGCGCTCGGCATCCTCGTCACGCCGCCTCGCTTGCGCGAGAGCGTGATGAGCGCGGTGCGCACCGGCGGCTGGATCGCCTCCGGCCATGCGCTGGCGGCCGGACAACGGCTGATGGCCGATGGCACCGTCGCCGAGCTGACACGTTTGAAGCGCATCGACGCCGCGCGCCGCCAGCACACTGCGGCACGGTTGCTGGCCGGCTACCAGCACGCCGCCGATCCGCGCTCCTATCATTTGTGGCTGACGCTGCCGCCGCACTGGCGCTCGCAGACCTTCGTTGCCGCCGCAGCAAGGCGCGGCATCGCGCTGACGCCGTCCTCGACCTTTGCGATCGCGCACGGCCATGCCCCGAATGCGGTGCGCCTCGCACTTGCCCCGCCCTCGTTCGAGCAGCTCGATTCCGGCCTGCGCACGATCGTCTCGCTGCTCGGCACGAAGGAAGAGGATTTCGACTCGACGGAGTAG
- a CDS encoding NAD(P)/FAD-dependent oxidoreductase, whose amino-acid sequence MSETFTSVSQQEAGFRDRTRLSFDLDADICVIGAGLAGLSIALEAARLGASVAVLEGRHIGWNASGNQLGTVMPGFALPLTDLIERVGFEDARELWTLSKEGAEFVRANASEENMPGIGRSDGVLEVSNVDAGDRLISRLQMLNEDFDTEVEGWQVDRVRAVLKTDHYFHGVYYPKAFQVDGREYVHGLAALARRAGARIFEDTPVVSIDHSGIRKRIVTPSARLRATHIVLAGNIHLGAPLRRLSETLLPVWRYAGITAPLGERVHEIIAFKGSVMDSDGVDHFRIIDGDRLMWESPETTWAARPQRFAGSVRRRIRSIFPELGNVEITDMFGGATGQTVHGMPQIGQLRKGLWVASGFGRQGMNISAMAGHLIARSILWGDERWKLFLPFELVWAGGAAGRVAGRLVGMWGRASSAAAGSLARYRERARIKDRGREARLAEANRAAGTGPRRLPPGVRPQVVSPPKPAAQGPEQAVEPASQDTGVPQ is encoded by the coding sequence ATGAGCGAGACTTTCACAAGCGTGTCCCAGCAGGAAGCCGGCTTTCGCGACCGCACGCGGCTGTCATTCGATCTTGACGCCGACATCTGCGTGATCGGGGCGGGACTGGCCGGACTCTCGATCGCGCTGGAGGCGGCGCGGCTCGGGGCCAGCGTCGCGGTGCTCGAGGGCCGCCATATCGGCTGGAACGCCTCCGGAAACCAGCTCGGCACCGTGATGCCTGGCTTTGCGCTGCCGCTCACCGATCTGATCGAGCGCGTCGGCTTCGAGGACGCGCGCGAATTGTGGACGCTGTCGAAGGAAGGCGCCGAGTTCGTCCGCGCCAATGCCAGCGAAGAGAACATGCCGGGCATCGGCCGCAGCGATGGCGTGCTGGAAGTCTCCAATGTCGATGCCGGCGACCGGCTGATCAGCCGGCTGCAGATGCTGAACGAGGATTTCGACACCGAGGTCGAGGGCTGGCAGGTTGATCGCGTCCGCGCGGTGCTCAAGACCGATCATTACTTCCACGGCGTCTATTATCCGAAGGCATTCCAGGTCGACGGCCGCGAATACGTGCACGGCCTGGCGGCGCTGGCGCGGCGGGCAGGCGCCCGCATCTTCGAGGATACGCCGGTGGTCAGCATCGATCATTCCGGCATCCGCAAGCGCATCGTCACGCCCTCGGCGCGGCTGCGCGCCACCCACATCGTGCTCGCCGGCAACATCCATCTCGGTGCGCCCTTGCGGCGCCTCTCCGAGACGTTGTTGCCGGTCTGGCGCTATGCCGGCATCACCGCGCCGCTCGGCGAGCGCGTGCACGAGATCATCGCCTTCAAGGGATCGGTGATGGATTCCGACGGCGTCGATCATTTCCGCATCATCGACGGCGACCGCCTGATGTGGGAGAGCCCGGAGACCACCTGGGCCGCGCGTCCGCAGCGTTTTGCGGGCAGCGTCAGGCGGCGGATCCGGTCGATCTTCCCCGAGCTCGGCAACGTCGAGATCACCGACATGTTCGGCGGCGCCACCGGCCAGACCGTGCACGGCATGCCGCAGATCGGCCAGCTCCGCAAGGGCCTATGGGTCGCGAGCGGGTTCGGCCGCCAGGGCATGAACATTTCGGCCATGGCCGGACACCTGATCGCGCGCAGCATCCTATGGGGTGACGAGCGCTGGAAGCTGTTCTTGCCGTTCGAGCTGGTCTGGGCGGGCGGCGCCGCGGGGCGCGTTGCGGGCCGATTGGTCGGAATGTGGGGCAGGGCGAGTTCGGCCGCTGCAGGCTCGCTGGCGCGCTACCGCGAACGGGCAAGGATCAAGGACCGGGGACGCGAGGCGCGGCTGGCTGAAGCCAATCGGGCCGCCGGCACGGGTCCGCGCCGTCTGCCGCCCGGTGTCCGGCCGCAGGTGGTGTCGCCGCCCAAACCGGCGGCCCAAGGACCAGAACAAGCCGTGGAACCGGCTTCGCAGGATACCGGCGTCCCGCAATAA
- a CDS encoding universal stress protein: protein MFKSILVPIDLADTDLAKPAIATAATLSQTWSGSVRLLNVLPMTPVMLAEYVPADFDEQQRQTSEEALAIVARESGIEPSRISSVVRQGGIYHEILEEAVHMKADLIVMTSHRPAMRTYFLGSNAGHVVRYAKCSVLVVRH from the coding sequence ATGTTCAAGTCCATCCTCGTGCCCATCGACCTCGCCGACACCGATCTCGCCAAGCCGGCGATCGCAACCGCGGCAACGCTGTCGCAGACCTGGAGCGGCTCGGTGCGCCTGCTCAATGTGCTGCCGATGACACCGGTGATGCTGGCTGAATACGTGCCGGCCGATTTCGACGAGCAGCAACGCCAGACCTCGGAAGAAGCCCTCGCCATCGTCGCGCGCGAATCCGGCATCGAGCCGTCCCGCATCTCCAGCGTGGTGCGCCAGGGCGGCATCTATCACGAGATCCTCGAGGAAGCCGTACACATGAAGGCCGATTTGATCGTGATGACCTCGCACCGGCCGGCAATGCGCACCTACTTCCTCGGCTCCAATGCCGGGCACGTCGTGCGCTACGCCAAGTGCTCGGTGCTGGTGGTCAGGCACTGA